The genomic DNA CCCACAGCACAGAACTGAGCTGCACGTTCCAGGTTCGAAAAGCACTCCTGGACGCCCTTCAGGCCAACGTCCACCTTCAGCTTCTTCGGAACTCCGCTGACTGTTGGTGTAACTCCCCATCCAGCTACGGTACCGAACAGTTCCGTCATGTTTTCTGCTCGAATCGATGCTGCCAGGGGCAGACATATCGGCCGGACTGTTTCGGTAAAATTCACTTCCGCCTCAAAGCGAATCAACGCGATATCATTGCTGAGGCTCTCGTTCCCCGCATCAAACCCATCGTGCACGATGATCTTGGCGATCTTCATATCGACAACGGGTTCGTTGCAGACTTCGTGCTCACAATCTAGCACCGTCGAAAGATCCCACTCGCCAAGCCGTACCCGATTGctggaatgaaaaaaaaaaaaacaatgggaATCACAATCAGCACTGCTCACCGAATGAATCGTCTTGTGCGTATGTATGTTCACTAACACTTTCCACCCATCAGGCAGGGAGCTAACGCAGTGAGCAGCTGTTACGATGTGATCTTGGTTGATAAGAGTTCCGCCACAGTGATAGCCGTAACTGCCGTCCGGTTTCGCGTACTCAATCAATGCAGTCCAGGGGAAGTCTTCGAGCTGCATTAGCTGTCCTCCATAAAGACGCGATTGATGCTGCACCCCACAGTACGGAGGCAATGGCAAATTGAGATGCGCATCCGGTGGTGGACCTGCGCAACATACCTGCGTAGCGATCGAAGGTTGTATTGTTGTGTCTACCAGCTTCAATAGTCATACTCCATACCTACCAAAGAccttgttttgtgtttgccaCAAAAGCTTTTCGCCAGGAACATTCGATTCGAACGAGATATTTCCGCTTGTCCAACGACGTGCAGTAGCACCTCACACTCAAAGGTGGGAACGCACTTGCCCGGTTCGCCCACAGGATTTACACAGAATTTGCCAAGGTTTTCGCCATCTGGCGCTTGATCTGAGGGAATAGGTCACCTTACTTTCGTTCTTTTCGGCGAAGTGGCATGCTTACCATGGATATAGATAAAGTTTGCTGCTGCATGCAAAGGCATGGATATTATCGCAAGAATATGAAATAGTTTTAAAGTCATTATCTCTACCAACACAGTTTTCTTAGATTGTTTTAAtggtttgatgttttaaaGTGGCTTGCTTCCAATTGACTACGTCAAATCTCATACAAGGAGGCTTTTATACGTATTGCGATTATCACTGTTGAAGTCTGTTTTTACTGCTATCGCCACTAATACTATCAATACCGCTCATAAATAGACAACAAAAATTCCCGGAAATCTTTGTATACTTCTCAATACAACAACCTTTATTATTCAACTGCTTTTTCATACTGCAGGAAAAACTTCACAATATAAATTCATTTTTCACACCTATTCAATGTTCGAATCCACGTTCAATGGGAATCCAATCGACATACTGTGTTACTTTCGTGTACACATTCAGCTCGCCATTTTCTCCGCTATACATATGGCTGGCTATACCGTACATGTACCACGAACCACATCGCTGTTGCATCAATAGCCCACCCAAGTGTCCACAACACATATCATTTGGTCGCACTGTAATGGAGCATATCTGTGCGGATTGTACCTTCCAACCGGCTGAATACGTGATCGCGTCTTCACGGTGTTGAGACGAATGACCCAGTGGAAGACAAATCGGACGAAgagtaaaaatatatatactAATTCCAAGAAACAACGACTAAATACATACCGAGAGCTACTGTACTATGCATTGCCCGCGATAGAAGACAAGCCAATGGAAGGCTTCATCTAAATAGGTTCACCCCACAAGGAATCATGCTTAAatattgtttgccttttttcacTCTGCTGACCACCGAAGTGTTCAGCCGATGAATGGAGGCTGTTGATTGaataaaatgttttgtaaATTTCACCCCATATATACCCATTAAAATGTCGATAAAACTCAATTTTCTTAGAATTTTCAATGCCAAGATATTCATGTGCATTTTGCTACTTACGGATTCACAAGGAATCTGAATgaagtaattaaaaatatgtcaACTTTGTTTTGCAGCTTCGTCTACCATCCAAGGACATACCAAGGACTTCACCCTTAGAGCAGCTCTCTCGTGATAAGAATTCTCCGAAAAATTAAAGCACCCATACGGCTTCGTATTCGAGTATTGAACCATCGGATAAGTCAATATGGATTGTCATGGCTTGCAAGGACACAGAGATGGAGCTGTCACAAGAGAGAGGCTATCACAATGGCCGTCCAGGCGGTCACGCAAAATCCAGATGAGAATCTCTTCTTACATTAATCTTACAGACAGCAAAGCCTTACCTCGGCTACATGGGCTCATCGATGCTCATCGATGGATAAAATGGTCCAAGGGACTTTTAGCTATTGGTGACTCAATGcatttttaaacttaaatCATATTGTATGGTTATACTCGAAGCTGTTAATAGATATTAAACAAGCAATTCACAGTGTTTTACTAGTTTAATCCTGGCAGCGAAATGTAGTGCTGAGCAGTATCGACGGCTTTCTCAACCACTTTTTCCAGAATTTCATGAACAGATGCATGCCTTGCAGTTGTAGTATATCTGCTACATCTGCTAACAGCATATTAGATCATCCCGTACCTGCCTCACAAACCAAGAAAAGGGCAAGAACcataaaagaaacagaaattaGCATAAACTACCGCATGCTGATGCGACAATCCAAACATGCAGCAAATAGGTCATAAACAAGCATAACGAAACATTTATTGTTGTCACTAGGGCCATACGCAAAACTGATACGGAAGAACCGCACTCTGTAAATAAGGAAGACACATTGTAAACCCAAAACCCGGAACAACTCAGCAGCCACACGTTTGCCAAACATATGATGGACAAATGTTGGTTGACCATcaaagaaagcttcaaatAAATAGAACCGCTCGAGAAGCAAAGGCAGACAGTGCCGAGTTACAGACGAAGCATGTTGCTGATGCAACTCGAGACTTCGACGTCAGTAAAAGTAACCAACGTCCAGAGTCTCATTTCAACCCATCGTTGTTCAATCACTGAAGGGAAGCTCGATCCGACACCAGTTGTCTAAGTTCACCTCCACTCGATGTGTCATCGCGTAAAAGTCCGAGTTAGCACTTTCCAATGAGTGCCGCGCACCAAATCGTACCGCGACCGTAAGCCATAGAATCGAACGTGTGCTGAAGCGTCATCCGAACGAACCGCATTATTTACCACACAGTGTTAGTAACCGTTGGGTACGATGATCTCCTCTATACCCACATCGATAGGTGCGTTATTACAGCGTCCATATTCAATATCAATACCCTGATGCCATTCACCAAGACGCACATGATATCTGTGAGAAACGAAACTTTTAAATGGCGTCCCTGTAATACAAACTTTCCACCCTGGAGGCAATAAAGTTATACAGCGAGCGGTCGTTAGAACGTTACGCTTGTTGATAAGTGACCCTTTACAATGAAAGTATTTGGCAATGTCCAGGAAGCTAATCATCAGCAAAGCCATCCACGGAAACTCTTCGATCTTTGCTGTCTGATTGCGTGATACACGGTCTGAACGTTGAATGCCACAGTTTGGTGGTTCTGGTAGCAAAGTGCTTTTGTCTGCACAGCAGACCTGTggatatgaaaaaaaaatgaaagaatcTACCACATCGCTTTTGCTTCTCCTAGCTCTAGGAAAATTACACGAAATATTAGGTGATCAAATGTAAATCACTCCTATAAACAACGGTGAAATCCTTACCGAAAGCTACCGTATTTTGTACAGCCCACAACAGAAGACAAACTAATGGAAGACTCCATCGGAATAAGCTCAAACCACTAGAAATCATACTGCAatcttttaataaaattatttacgcTGTTAAACGGTTGGGCGACTGTTGTTCAATGTATGGTTTTGCACACTACAGCTGATTATATAGTAGCTCCGATAAGATACAATTTACTGAGAACTTTAGAACGCAGATGATTAATGGCGGATGATCAAAAGCCATCGCTTCGCTGAAATCTTGAATGtgatgttttaaaatatcCTAACCTTGTTGTAGTGTTTCCCGCTTAGAgtgcttttaaaaatatcaGTTTTTATACCTGAAGGACGTATTACTGACCGTATTGCAGCGAATCTTTCGTTTACTACCAGTTATATTTGAAAGGAACGATAAATGGTTATTGAAACCCACTTCATACCACTGCTTGGAAATTAGAGGACGTAGATTTTAtaaggatttatttttaatttcattaatAGGTCTGGTCAAGTGAATGTTGCGAATGTGGGTAAATTTTAGTTTGACCGAGCAAATTTCCTTTACTTCGGTAATAGTTCTTATCTAAGAAAGGCTCTTCGCGGATTTGATCAACAAACGGACCTATAGAGGACCAAACGTCGATTCAAGCCATTTATTGGTTATGGTTAAGTTACATCAACTTTGCATAGCCTACAGATCGTTTGAAGACAGCAAATGCGGCCAGGGAATTAGTCATCCCGGTAGAAGAAGCACTTCCGAAGGATACCAGCAATCAAATTTCGCCATTCACCTCATTAAAGGCAGGAAAGGTTGATGATAATTGCCTCGAAACACTATTCAACATGTTCGCAACGCGTGGCCAAATGCTCCGTGGAGAGATCTTGTGGCACATAAAAACCATAGCACCACTAAGATCTTCCAGGACAAAATTGGCCGCTTCGGCGAGCAGCTGTTGCGGTGAAAGCTGACCCTTTAGTCGAATACTCGTAAGAGCAAGGTAAAACTGCCAAGACAGCAGCCAGCATGACAATGCCAAGTGCGAAGAACCTTGCACGAACCTACGATGATGATTGAAAGGCTTACCGCTATCCGTGAAACTGTAATTTGGATTACTATTGCAGATACAATCTTCACAATCGCACCGACCATGCAACTGCCACTCACCAAGTCGCATGCCATATCTGATGAGAAATAAAATTCGATTTGATATAAAACAGTAAcagtagcaatacggccaggccgttctttatgaataaaaaaaaaaaaaaaacagtaacagTGAAGTGAACCAGCGTCTGCTGTACGCCACAGTACAGGGGTTCCGGTAGTATCGCACTGGTGTCTGCACAACATACCTATGGATATAAAGAACACAGGATGTGTAATATGCGGGATCGATCGGGGTTTTAACGCGACGGTCGCCATGTAACATGGAACGCGGAGTGCACGGGTTAAGTCGGCTAGGCGACTTCAGATGTTCAGAGGGAACATCCCTTACTAGCTCGTTGGAGACttcgaggccttaccttgggtagggggactctcaaagctcttgaaCAGATTTGGACACCAGGTTCTTAGTTGCAAGCCCAAGAACCAACTCTCTCGTTGGCTTGGGAAGACATCTTTATTTATAACCTGCTGATATGAAATAATCATTCATTaatttgcttgtttcggggCGATCGAACGCTGCGCTTGCAAaaaatgtgtcgctatggGTGAGTTGGTCGCGGTGCGATCAATTGCTGCGCTTGCATAAAACGTGTCGCTATGGATGAGTTGGTCGCGGTGCGCTCGATTTCTGCGTTTCGTTTTGCCTTGCGCAACTCGCTAGCCGAGTGCGCTAGTCGGTTTTTAATGTTCTTATTGAAATGGGTGTTTGGTCAAATTTGCTGAATATGCTGTTCTTGGTGGGGTATAGGGTGCTtgagtttaaataattgtggcATAAAGTTCTGGTGTGATTGATCGTTCCTACGTACgtgtttataaaatgtatgttttcatGAGGTGTTTTTGAGATGTATAGCAGAGATGCTACAGATGGATTGAATATTCGTGTCTTACACGTTTGCTACTAGTTATGACACGGAGCATAGAAGAGTTACCTTGTAGCATATTGATGAAATCACGTTTGTGACCAATTATATATTGCTAATTTCTAATCATAACTCATAAAAAATCATAACTCATGAAAACTCACCGTCTTAATCGGATATTCCTATGGCAATCTTTCATATTGACTGTGTACATAAAACCTATAATCCTCCATGGTCATGGGTTGACTTACGAATCGACACAGCTTTCACCTATGTAtagtaaattttaaacaattatgAGGTGATGgcattttatataaaaataacgAAGAAAAACTTAACGAAGAATACTGCCACAGTTTGCACTGTCACCAATAGTAGAAACACCAATGGAATACTGCAATGAGAGTGGTTCACACTATTAAGAATCATACTGCCTGGATTAGATGAGATTATTTACGCTGCTCAGTGGTGTAGCTATGTTCAATCGATGCACGGAGACTGTTGCTAAATGAATTGGTTTGATTATTACAGTAAGTTGCTAAAGTCGTATAAAGTCGTTTGATTTTCGATAAGACGCAATATACTGAGAATTTTCAATGCGATTGTCTAATGTGTACGCTTGACGTTTGCTTTTATAAGGAACATTCAATTTTTTGTAAACTTTTATCAATTACTTCCTTggaactacaaccttgaaaggctCGCCCTGCCTGCCGTTtgtggctttctatgacttgattatacccgtagcaaagtagtcagctctgcgtaccgtctgaggcggtctggatgggatttgaaccacggtcctgctgtgttaagaccggcgccgctgtgcCCCTTTATCAATTACAAGGCTGTTTTCACAAAATCGTTTTCTAGCTAATTATATTTCCTTGCGGATTTCGTACGGAAGCCTAACAATCAAACCTAGCGATTAATTAGCTTTGCTGACAACAAAGTCAACGTGAGACTTAAACGGCTTGTTCGTATTCCTTAGAACgtcaagaggtctcggcctgccattactAGCTTTTTGTaactggatagttagtcctggCGGCGGGAAGATGATCtggacgggatttgaaccccagtccttcCGTGTGAAAAATCGCATAATATTTATCAGGACAGATAATAAGGTCATTTTTGAGACACTATAAACCATCAATATTTGGGACAAAACCGTAAATATTTAGGAACCGCAAAGAAACAATGTGTCAAGCATCTTAAATCTGTATATAGTAAGCGTCTCCAGAAGTGTTAGAGCATGAAGTAAGAAGAGTGAAAGGAAAGTAGCTGTATTATTGTATGGATCAAGTATGgacataattaataaaaagtTGCACGCATATCCTAACTGTCCGTCTCAATTCTCCTATCTCAGCACTCCTCTGGGTTATTACTTGATGTTCAGATGTCATAGTATAAAGAATCGAAAATGTCGCCAATACACCAATTtgtaaatcaaataaatataaaGAATCGAATGAACAACTAATTCAGAAGTTCTCTTAGTCAGAGTAAATTATTAAGTGCTATGGTTGAGTAAAACAGTGTTAATGAAATGTTACAGCGTTGGACATAAAGTACactttgttcgatttttttcaGAATCTGAGGCTACGATGTGAACTCTTCTGAGTTCACGCTGAATCGACCGTAAACACTCTCACTAGGGTCTGGAATTTAGTTTTAAATGACGAAACGCCATGCAACGAAACAACCTAACACACCCGAAAAAAGATGATCAGTCAAGTTTCGATCAAAGAAATACCTTCCACCTACTGTAActtgcattttatttattgtttttgcattttattgtgCCTCTTTTTGGCAAATTAGGCACTAGTATTACAGCAAATGTTAATCAAAAAAACAGAGATTGCATGACACGTACTGTATTTTTAACTACCAGAGTCAGGCAAAACTTTACTGAAGATATTGAATACAGAAACTCCTGGAGGAAAATGCCTAAATTAGgtaacgaataaaaaaacatgtaAGTTGGTAAACTTGCTTGTGACAacaattttattgcttcaaaCTCCCCCCTTGTCATGCCCTTAACCTATGATGATATCGATATGTTGCAAAGAAATCCGCAAGTCGTTCCCTTTATTGGTGAACATTGTCCCGTATCCAATCGACATAATCTGCCACGTTCGTATACACGCCCGGTATACCGGCCGTGCCACACTTCTGTGGCCCAAAGCTGACCACACCGATCAGATACCACGCACCGGTGAGCTGTCGCATCAGTGGACCTCCCGAGTCACCGCTGCACGTATCCTTACCGCGCACACCACCGGCACAcatgtgtgttgatttcagtAAAATGCCACCTCGCCCAAAAATGGGAGCACAATCCTTCAAGCTAGTGATGTTCAGCGCAACCTTCAgctttttctcgctcgctaCGGCTGTTTCCGTTTTGCCCCAACCGGCTGCCCAACTCGGCTGTCCGACATGATCACGGCTGCGAAGAGATGCGGTCCACGGTAGACAGATGGGGCGTACGGTCTCTGAGTACTGCACCGGTCGGGTGAACCGGATCAGCGCAATGTCGTTGGTATTGCTCTGATCCTTCGAGTCATAGTTGCTGTGGACGATGATCTCCTCAATTTCCAGATCGATCGGTGCATTCGAGCCGTACCCATCCTGACAGTCCTGAGCAGTTGACAGATCCCACTCACCGAGTCGTAAACGATGGCTGTGAAAGAATTGATAAGCATTTCACAACAATGGCAAACGTCACTGGGTCATAGCTCTTCACCCCGATACTTACACCTTCCAGCCACGAGGGATCGAATTGATGCAATGTGCCGCGGTAACAATGTAGCGCTCATTGATGAGGGAACCTCcacagtgaaaatcaaacgttCCGTCCGGCTTCTGATATTCGATCAATGCCGTCCACGGAAACTCATCTATCTCGGTCGATTGACCACCGACCACACGATCGACCACTTGTATGCCACAGTGGGGAGATTCTGGTAGTGGTGCTTTCTTGCTGGACGCCGGACAGCAAACCTGTAGCCATTACTGCACAAGCACAGTGAAGCTGTAACAACTCGTAATTCACGAGATAAAGACACGCCGGTTCACTCACCAATGTTTTCCGTTGCAACATTCCGCATAGGCTAGCCGTGAGAAACTGAATATCATCAGGCGTAGACACGAGTTTATTGTAGATGTCAATCAGCGGCTGACAGTCACGAAACAGGACACACGTGCCCTGTTTTCCAACAGGATTCAGACATGATTCTCCCAGCTCTAGTAACATAGGAAACGAGTGTAAAGTAAGCCTTCTATAAATCATTATTACAAACTCAGAAAATCGTTTACACACCGAGCGATGCAACACTTGACGCTGTCCACCACACAAGAACCGCTAGAGAAAGCCTTCTTCCGGCCAGATTCACACCACCAATCATGACTCGATGCGATGGTTTTAAGGGCGTCTATGCTTATGCTGTTGACCACCGACGCATTCTCAACCGATGGACGAAGACTACTGAATGCGAAAGAATTAACAGCACCAACTGTGGGCAGCATCTGAACCAACGACCTGCCGGCGATTACGCGTAGTTCTATGTATACAACAACCAGTTTTTATAGGACCAGTTTTTAATTCGGATGACCTATGAGGTTTCTTGTTTTGCTAGGGTTTTCCGATAGGggcaaataataaaacaaatcacatGTGCATTTTAGGTTTTGTTGATAACAGACAACGTTTCCTCATAGAAATGcatccaaaacaaaatctttggtgaaatgtgtgcaattttattttattcgtgGTATTGTAATACATTGATGGCTTCCTTGATTTTGAGGCAATTAACAAACAAATGATAATTTATTGCAGATTAATATTTCTAATGCATTACCAAGCAACTTTTAGTAGCCAGATGGATTCAAATCTAATCATCCGTGTAATCGTCATCTCTCTTTACGTAATGTTATCTGATAGATCAATTAAATGCGAAGTTCAAGATTTGATTCATccgaatattttatttctacgGTTTAGATTAGTCACTTAAACACACATTACAAGTCACTTTCTTTTGTGGATAGCAATCAGACGTCCTGCCAATCTAGTAGATGTTGTCCCGTATCCAATCGACATACTCCGCCGTGTTAGTGTACACGCCCGGTACACCGGCCGTACCACACTTCTGTGGCCCAAAGCTGACCACACCGATCAGATACCACGCACCGGTGAGCTGTCGCATCAGTGGACCTCCCGAGTCACCGCTGCACGTATCCTTACCGCGCACACCACCGGCACAcatgtgtgttgatttcagtAAAATGCCACCTCGCCCAAAAATGGGAGCACAATCCTTCAAGCTAGTGACGTTCAGCGCAACCTTCAGCTTTTTCTCGCTCGCCACGGCTGTTTCCGTTTTGCCCCAGCCGGCTGCCCAACTCGGCTGTCCGACATGATCACGGCTGCGAAGAGATGCGGTCCACGGTAGACAGATGGGGCGTACGGTCTGTGAGTACTGCACCGGTCGGGTGAACCGGATCAGTGCAATGTCGTTGGTATTGCTCTGATCCTTCGAGTCATAGTTGCTGTGGACGATGATCTCCTCAATGTCCAGATCGATCGGTGCATTCGAGCAGTACCCATCCTGACAGTCCTGAGCAGTTGACAGATCCCACTCACCGAGTCGTAAACGATGGCTGTGAAAGAATTGATAAGCATTTCACAACAATGGCAAACGTCACTGGGTCATAGCTCTTCACCCCGATACTTACACCTTCCAGCCACGAGGGATCGAATTGATGCAATGTGCCGCGGTGACAATGTAGCGCTCATTGATGAGGGAACCTCCACAGTGAAAATCGAACGTTCCGTCCGGCTTCTGATATTCGATCAATGCCGTCCACGGAAACTCATCTATCTCGGTCGATTGACCACCAATCAAACGATCGACCACTTGTATGCCGCAGTGGGGAGATTCTGGTAGTGGTGCTTTCTTGCTGGACGCCGGACAGCAAACCTGTAGCCATTACCGCACAAGCACAGTGAAGCTGTAACAACTCGTAATTCACGAGATAAAGACACGCCGGTTCACTCACCAATGTTTTCCGTTGCAACATTCCGCATCGGCTAGCCGTGAGAAACTGAATATCATCAGGCGTAGATACGGGTTTATTGTAGATGTCAATCAGCGGCTGACAGTCACGAAACAGGACACACGTGCCCTGTTTTCCAACAGGATTCAGACATGATTCTCCCAGCTCTAGTAACATAGGAAACGAGTGTAAAGTAAGCCTTCTATAAATCATTATTACAAACTCAGAAAATCGTTTACACACCGAGCGCTGCAACACTTGACGCTGTCCACCACACAAGAACCGCTAGAGAAAGCCTTCTTCCGGCCAGATTCACACCACCAATCATGACTCGATGCGATGGTTTTAAGGGCGTCTATGCTTATGCTGTTGACCACCGACGCGTTCTCAACCGATGGACGAAGACTACTGAATGCGAAAGAATTAACAGCACCAACTGTGGGCAGCATCTGAACCAACGACCTGCCGGCGATTACGCGTAGTTCTATGTATACAACAACCAGTTTTTATAGGACCAGTTTTTAATTCGGATGACCTctgaggtttcttttttttgctagggTTTTCCGATAGGggcaaataataaaacaaatcacatGTGCATTTTAGGTTTTGTTGATAACAGACAACGTTTCCTCATAGAAATGcatccaaaacaaaatctttaGTGAAATgtgtacaattttattttattcgtgGTATTGTAATACATTGATGGCTTCCTTGATTTTGAGGCAATTAACAGACAAATGATAATTTATTGCAGATTAATATTTCTAATGCATTACCAAGCAACTTTTAGTAGCCAGATCGATTCAAATCTAATCATCCGTGTAATCGTCATCTCTCTTTACGTAATGTTATCTGATAGATCAATGAAATGCGAAGTTCAAGATTTGATTCATccgaatattttatttctacgGTTTAGATTAGTCACTTAAACACACATTACAAGTCACTTTCTTTTGTGGATAGCAATCAGACGTCCTGCCAATTTAGTAGATGTTGTCCCGTATCCAATCGACATACTCCGCCGTGTTAGTGTACACGCCCGGTACACCGGCCGTACCACACTTCTGTGGCCCAAAGCTGACCACACCGATCAGGTACCATGAGCCGGTGAGCTGTCGCATCAGTGGACCACCGGAATCACCGCTGCACGTGTCCTTCAACCGTGCTCCACCGGCACACATCTGTGTCGAATCGAGCGAGATACCGCTGCGCTGATACACCGGCGCACAGTCCTTCAGATCCACCACGTTCAGCTCCACCTTTAGCTTTTTCGTGCTCGCCGAGGCCGTTTCTGTTTTGCCCCACCCGGCCGCATAGCTCGACAGGCCCGCATGCTTACGGTTGCGGATGGACGCGGACAGTGGTAGGCAGATAGGGCGAACCGTCTCCGAGTAGTGAATTTCCCGGTTGAAGCGTATCAGCGCAATATCGTTGTGGTGGCTCTTGTCCCGCGTATCGTAACCCGTGTGTACGATGATCTTCTCGATGTCCAGATTGATTGGTGCGCTGGAGCAGAAGTCATCCTCGCAGTCGTTCGAAGAGTTTAGGTCCCACTCGCCCAGACGGACACGATGGCTGTGGATAGCAAACGGTTACACGTTAGTATGGATCGATGGATCGTAGCGATCTCGTCATACTTACACCTTCCAGCCTCGCGGAATCGAATTGATGCAGTGAGCGGCCGTAACGATGTAACGCTCATTGATGATGGATCCACCGCAGTGGAACCCGAACCGTCCGTCCGGTTTCTGGTACTCGATCAGCGCCGTCCACGGGAACTCGTCGAT from Anopheles stephensi strain Indian chromosome 2, UCI_ANSTEP_V1.0, whole genome shotgun sequence includes the following:
- the LOC118502388 gene encoding uncharacterized protein LOC118502388, with translation MIGGVNLAGRRLSLAVLVWWTASSVASLELGESCLNPVGKQGTCVLFRDCQPLIDIYNKLVSTPDDIQFLTASLCGMLQRKTLVCCPASSKKAPLPESPHCGIQVVDRVVGGQSTEIDEFPWTALIEYQKPDGTFDFHCGGSLINERYIVTAAHCINSIPRGWKVHRLRLGEWDLSTAQDCQDGYGSNAPIDLEIEEIIVHSNYDSKDQSNTNDIALIRFTRPVQYSETVRPICLPWTASLRSRDHVGQPSWAAGWGKTETAVASEKKLKVALNITSLKDCAPIFGRGGILLKSTHMCAGGVRGKDTCSGDSGGPLMRQLTGAWYLIGVVSFGPQKCGTAGIPGVYTNVADYVDWIRDNVHQVCCADKSTLLPEPPNCGIQRSDRVSRNQTAKIEEFPWMALLMISFLDIAKYFHYQAPDGENLGKFCVNPVGEPGKCVPTFECEVLLHVVGQAEISRSNRMFLAKSFCGKHKTRSLVCCAGPPPDAHLNLPLPPYCGVQHQSRLYGGQLMQLEDFPWTALIEYAKPDGSYGYHCGGTLINQDHIVTAAHCVSSLPDGWKVNRVRLGEWDLSTVLDCEHEVCNEPVVDMKIAKIIVHDGFDAGNESLSNDIALIRFEAEVNFTETVRPICLPLAASIRAENMTELFGTVAGWGVTPTVSGVPKKLKVDVGLKGVQECFSNLERAAQFCAVGKRSDREICSADAGGGLTRAFYGFHYLIGITGMGQEKCGSVDVPGVYTRVPDYIDWLKDNIA
- the LOC118502390 gene encoding CLIP domain-containing serine protease 14D-like, which gives rise to MRNMTGERVMGLLIVALFAAVGQSVTALELGQDCVNPVGQPGKCVLFRECQPLITIYNKPINTPDDTQFLTESRCGVFERKTLVCCAGVKDSGKTSLPEPPHCGIQLSDRVIGGQPTKIDEFPWTALIEYQKPDGRFGFHCGGSIINERYIVTAAHCINSIPRGWKVHRVRLGEWDLNSSNDCEDDFCSSAPINLDIEKIIVHTGYDTRDKSHHNDIALIRFNREIHYSETVRPICLPLSASIRNRKHAGLSSYAAGWGKTETASASTKKLKVELNVVDLKDCAPVYQRSGISLDSTQMCAGGARLKDTCSGDSGGPLMRQLTGSWYLIGVVSFGPQKCGTAGVPGVYTNTAEYVDWIRDNIYLGESCLNPVGKQGTCVLFRDCQPLIDIYNKPVSTPDDIQFLTASRCGMLQRKTLVCCPASSKKAPLPESPHCGIQVVDRLIGGQSTEIDEFPWTALIEYQKPDGTFDFHCGGSLINERYIVTAAHCINSIPRGWKVHRLRLGEWDLSTAQDCQDGYCSNAPIDLDIEEIIVHSNYDSKDQSNTNDIALIRFTRPVQYSQTVRPICLPWTASLRSRDHVGQPSWAAGWGKTETAVASEKKLKVALNVTSLKDCAPIFGRGGILLKSTHMCAGGVRGKDTCSGDSGGPLMRQLTGAWYLIGVVSFGPQKCGTAGVPGVYTNTAEYVDWIRDNIY